In the Magnetospira sp. QH-2 genome, one interval contains:
- a CDS encoding phosphatidylserine decarboxylase — protein MLNVILVPIHPAGWPFIGIFAVATVILGSIAEPLGWIGLILTAWCAYFFRNPDRVTPQREGLVISPADGVVQKIDRATPPPELEMGDAERPRICVFMNVFNVHVNRAPLGGKVIKLAYRPGKFFNASLDKASEFNERQSVRLAIAETGHSTPREIAFVQIAGLVARRIKCFVTEGQEIKTGERFGLIRFGSRVDVYLPEGIAPLVVEGQTTLAGETVIADLHGTEGKRTGEVR, from the coding sequence ATGCTCAACGTGATTCTCGTTCCCATCCATCCCGCCGGATGGCCCTTTATCGGCATCTTCGCCGTTGCCACCGTGATTCTTGGCAGTATTGCCGAACCCCTGGGCTGGATCGGCTTGATCCTGACCGCTTGGTGCGCCTACTTCTTTCGCAACCCGGACCGGGTAACGCCACAGCGCGAAGGACTGGTGATCAGCCCCGCCGATGGGGTGGTGCAGAAGATCGACCGCGCGACGCCACCACCGGAATTGGAAATGGGCGACGCCGAACGGCCTCGGATTTGCGTGTTCATGAATGTGTTCAACGTGCATGTGAACCGAGCCCCCTTGGGCGGCAAGGTGATCAAACTGGCCTATCGCCCCGGCAAGTTCTTCAATGCCTCGCTGGACAAGGCCTCGGAATTCAATGAGCGCCAGTCGGTGCGGCTGGCCATCGCCGAGACCGGACACAGCACCCCGCGCGAGATCGCCTTCGTACAGATTGCCGGACTCGTGGCCCGCCGTATCAAATGCTTTGTCACCGAGGGTCAGGAGATCAAGACTGGAGAGCGCTTCGGACTGATCCGCTTCGGCAGCCGGGTCGACGTCTACCTGCCCGAAGGGATCGCGCCGCTGGTTGTGGAAGGCCAGACCACGCTGGCCGGTGAGACCGTCATCGCCGATCTGCATGGCACCGAAGGCAAACGCACGGGAGAGGTTCGCTAA
- the pssA gene encoding CDP-diacylglycerol--serine O-phosphatidyltransferase yields MFRPKRRRFKGLNVNTLIPNMMTLLATCAGLTAIRWGLQEKWEIALLAVLAAAILDALDGRIARLLKGTSKFGAELDSLSDFVAFGVTPALLLYLWVLQDAGRFGWMITLLFALACGLRLARFNVADQEEDPPAWASHFFSGVPAPAAAGLVLLPMMLAVQTDSDFMRHPVPVTIIMLLVAGLMVSPLPTYSFKKLKIPHHGVMPLMLVFGVTMAALITAPWVTLTIVLSLYMLSMPFSVRTYLAMKREAEAHHPPEDTGEDDAPTGVGA; encoded by the coding sequence ATGTTTCGTCCCAAACGGCGTCGCTTCAAGGGCTTGAACGTCAATACCCTGATCCCCAACATGATGACCCTGCTGGCGACTTGTGCCGGGTTGACCGCCATCCGCTGGGGCCTACAGGAAAAATGGGAGATTGCCCTGTTGGCCGTGTTGGCGGCGGCCATCCTCGACGCCCTCGACGGCCGCATTGCCCGCCTACTCAAAGGCACCAGTAAGTTTGGCGCCGAGTTGGATTCCCTGTCCGATTTCGTCGCTTTCGGGGTGACCCCGGCACTGCTGCTTTATCTGTGGGTATTGCAAGATGCCGGGCGCTTCGGCTGGATGATTACCTTGCTGTTTGCCCTGGCTTGCGGCCTGCGTCTGGCGCGCTTCAATGTCGCGGATCAGGAAGAGGATCCGCCTGCCTGGGCCTCGCACTTTTTCAGCGGCGTCCCCGCCCCGGCGGCGGCAGGACTGGTCCTGCTGCCCATGATGCTGGCGGTGCAGACCGATAGCGATTTCATGCGTCACCCCGTGCCCGTGACCATTATCATGCTGCTGGTGGCCGGACTCATGGTCAGCCCTCTTCCGACCTATTCGTTCAAAAAACTCAAGATCCCGCATCATGGGGTCATGCCCTTGATGCTGGTCTTCGGGGTCACCATGGCGGCGCTGATCACTGCCCCCTGGGTGACCCTGACCATCGTGCTGAGCCTCTATATGCTCTCCATGCCTTTCAGTGTTCGCACCTACCTTGCCATGAAGCGCGAGGCCGAGGCCCATCACCCGCCGGAAGATACCGGCGAGGACGACGCGCCCACCGGCGTGGGGGCCTGA
- a CDS encoding efflux RND transporter permease subunit has product MKKLIDAAVHHSRTVLSTLVLILVSGAYAYSTIPKEADPDINIPIIYVSTTHDGISPEDADRLLVRPLEQELRSIEGIKEMRSTGYEGGANVVLEFEAGFDADRALDDVRQKVDLAKPELPEDSDEPSVHEVNFSLFPVIAVILAGDVPERTLLKLARELQDDIEGISSVLEAEIAGDRDELVEVIVDPVKIEGYGLSTGGTVSAIAASNLLVAAGAQDTGKGRFSIKVPGLFENVSDILNMPLGVSGDSVVTVRDVAEVRRTFVDPTGFARVNGALAVTLEVKKRTGQNIIETIEAVRAAVAEAQKLWPAPLQQAVKISFSQDKSEQIRDMLKDLQNNVIAAVVLVMVVVIAALGPRTAALVGVAIPGSFLTGILVLWSLGMTINIVVLFSLILAVGMLVDGAIVVTEYADRKMSDGTHRRQAYALAAKRMSWPITASTATTLAAFLPLVFWPGVVGEFMKFLPITLLATLAASLFMALIFVPTLGSQIGKPGSADPETMKHLAAGDSGDIHAIPGFTGAYLRLLGLALNHPAKVLMLALGLLVGVQVVYANFGKGVEFFPEVEPEVAIVQVRARGNLSIWEQKEIMGQVESRILDMTEIETFYARTGQSGQSEEAEDIIGTVLLEFADWDERRKADVILEEIKQRTADLAGVIIDARKQEEGPPVGKPIQMQVTSSDAEVLDPTIDLLRAHLETVEGVTGIEDSRPLPGIDWELSVDRAQAAKYGINVQMVGSAVQLATTGIKLGDYRPDDSDDEIDIRARYPEKYRTLKELDNLRIMTDAGGVPLGNFVERKPEPKVGAVNRIDGDRVMTVKADVLPDVLPDEKVKELREWLKTAPVDPRADIVFKGEDEEQRKAEEFLGRAFLVALFIMAIILVTQFNSFYSAFLILSAVIMSTIGVFIGLLVTGQPFGIVMSGIGVIALAGIVVNNNIVLIDTHDRLMEVSGNARDAILRTGAQRLRPVLLTTVTTILGLMPMVFRLNIDFLTREVTVGAPATQWWTQLATAIVFGLGFSTLLTLVVTPSALMVRANVKAWRDKRRRQAPTPVGASSSPVSSGG; this is encoded by the coding sequence ATGAAAAAGTTGATCGATGCCGCCGTTCATCATTCGCGGACGGTGCTCAGCACCTTGGTGTTGATCCTGGTTTCCGGGGCCTATGCCTATTCCACCATTCCCAAGGAAGCGGATCCGGATATCAATATCCCGATTATCTATGTGAGCACCACCCATGACGGCATCTCTCCCGAAGATGCGGATCGCTTGCTAGTGCGCCCGTTGGAGCAGGAACTCCGCTCCATTGAGGGCATCAAGGAGATGCGCTCCACCGGCTATGAAGGCGGCGCCAACGTGGTATTGGAATTCGAAGCCGGGTTCGATGCCGACAGGGCGTTGGATGACGTGCGGCAGAAAGTGGATCTGGCCAAGCCGGAATTGCCCGAGGATAGCGATGAACCCTCCGTTCACGAGGTCAACTTCAGCCTGTTTCCCGTGATTGCTGTCATCCTGGCTGGCGATGTGCCAGAGCGAACCCTGCTTAAGCTGGCGCGGGAACTGCAAGACGATATTGAAGGCATTTCCAGCGTGCTGGAGGCGGAAATCGCCGGGGACCGGGATGAACTGGTGGAAGTGATCGTTGATCCGGTGAAAATCGAAGGCTACGGCCTGTCGACGGGAGGGACGGTATCGGCCATTGCCGCAAGCAATTTGTTGGTCGCCGCCGGTGCCCAGGATACGGGCAAGGGTCGTTTTTCCATCAAGGTGCCCGGCCTGTTCGAGAATGTCTCGGATATCCTCAACATGCCTTTGGGCGTTAGCGGAGACTCCGTCGTCACCGTGCGGGACGTGGCGGAGGTGCGCCGGACTTTCGTCGATCCCACGGGGTTTGCTCGGGTCAATGGCGCCTTGGCCGTGACCTTGGAAGTGAAGAAACGTACCGGCCAGAACATCATCGAGACCATTGAGGCGGTGCGCGCCGCCGTGGCCGAGGCTCAAAAGCTCTGGCCGGCACCGCTGCAACAGGCGGTCAAGATCTCTTTCAGTCAGGATAAATCCGAACAGATCCGCGACATGCTCAAGGATCTGCAAAACAACGTTATTGCTGCCGTGGTGTTGGTGATGGTGGTCGTCATTGCGGCTCTCGGGCCGCGTACCGCGGCTTTGGTGGGCGTGGCCATTCCCGGCTCGTTTTTGACCGGAATTCTGGTTCTTTGGAGCCTCGGCATGACCATCAATATCGTGGTGCTGTTCAGCCTCATTCTGGCCGTTGGCATGTTGGTGGACGGCGCCATCGTGGTGACGGAATACGCCGACCGCAAGATGTCCGATGGCACTCACCGCAGACAGGCCTATGCTCTGGCGGCCAAGCGCATGTCCTGGCCCATCACCGCTTCCACGGCGACCACCCTGGCCGCTTTTCTACCGCTGGTTTTCTGGCCCGGGGTGGTCGGGGAATTTATGAAGTTCCTGCCCATTACCCTGCTGGCCACCCTGGCCGCGTCGCTGTTCATGGCGTTGATCTTTGTGCCCACCCTGGGCTCGCAAATCGGAAAGCCGGGCAGTGCCGATCCGGAAACCATGAAGCATCTAGCCGCCGGGGACAGCGGTGATATCCATGCCATACCCGGCTTTACCGGGGCCTACCTTCGCCTGTTGGGCCTGGCGCTCAATCATCCGGCCAAGGTGTTGATGCTGGCCTTGGGGCTGCTGGTCGGGGTGCAGGTGGTCTATGCCAATTTCGGCAAGGGCGTGGAATTCTTCCCGGAAGTGGAGCCCGAGGTGGCCATCGTTCAAGTCCGGGCGCGTGGCAACCTGTCCATCTGGGAGCAAAAGGAGATCATGGGGCAGGTGGAGTCACGCATTCTCGATATGACCGAGATCGAGACCTTTTACGCCCGCACCGGCCAATCCGGTCAGAGCGAGGAGGCCGAGGATATCATTGGCACCGTCTTGTTGGAATTTGCCGACTGGGACGAACGCCGCAAGGCCGACGTGATCTTGGAGGAAATCAAACAGCGTACCGCCGACCTTGCCGGGGTGATCATCGACGCCCGCAAGCAGGAAGAAGGCCCGCCGGTAGGCAAGCCCATCCAGATGCAGGTCACGTCATCGGATGCCGAGGTGTTGGACCCGACCATTGATCTGCTGCGCGCGCACCTGGAAACCGTCGAGGGCGTCACCGGGATCGAAGACAGCCGTCCGTTGCCCGGCATCGATTGGGAGTTGAGTGTCGATCGGGCCCAGGCCGCCAAGTACGGGATCAATGTGCAGATGGTCGGCAGTGCAGTGCAATTGGCGACCACCGGTATCAAATTGGGGGACTACCGTCCCGACGATAGCGATGACGAGATCGACATCCGCGCCCGCTATCCGGAGAAATACCGTACCCTCAAGGAACTGGACAACCTGCGCATCATGACCGACGCTGGAGGGGTGCCCCTGGGCAATTTCGTCGAACGCAAACCAGAGCCCAAGGTTGGCGCGGTCAACCGGATTGATGGCGACAGGGTGATGACGGTCAAGGCCGATGTGCTGCCCGATGTGCTGCCCGATGAGAAGGTCAAGGAACTCCGGGAATGGCTCAAGACCGCTCCGGTGGATCCTCGCGCCGACATCGTCTTCAAGGGCGAGGACGAGGAACAGCGCAAGGCCGAGGAGTTTCTGGGCCGGGCCTTCCTGGTGGCGCTGTTCATCATGGCCATCATTTTGGTGACCCAGTTTAACAGCTTCTATTCCGCCTTCTTGATCCTGAGTGCGGTGATCATGTCGACCATCGGTGTATTTATCGGCCTGCTGGTCACGGGGCAGCCTTTTGGCATTGTCATGAGCGGCATTGGGGTCATCGCCTTGGCCGGGATCGTGGTCAACAACAACATCGTGCTGATCGATACCCATGACCGGCTGATGGAGGTCAGCGGAAATGCACGGGACGCCATTTTGCGGACCGGGGCTCAGCGTCTGCGACCGGTGCTTTTGACCACCGTCACCACCATCTTGGGACTGATGCCCATGGTGTTTCGGTTGAATATCGACTTCCTGACCCGCGAAGTGACCGTCGGGGCTCCGGCCACCCAGTGGTGGACGCAACTGGCTACCGCCATTGTCTTCGGGCTCGGATTTTCGACCTTGTTGACCCTGGTGGTCACTCCGTCGGCCCTGATGGTCCGTGCCAATGTGAAGGCCTGGCGGGATAAACGGCGGCGTCAGGCCCCCACGCCGGTGGGCGCGTCGTCCTCGCCGGTATCTTCCGGCGGGTGA
- a CDS encoding efflux RND transporter periplasmic adaptor subunit has protein sequence MKSSFVIAGALAVGVVAWIGSGLLSADEGTTPESEGSVEQASVAPETELFKVRVRESLAQDWHQTLSLFGHTEAERRVELKAETAGRVAGLERDKGEWVEQDEILIKLAMDDRRSRLGEAQALLNQRLLEHEAAQELAEKSFRSKTKVAEARASLEAARAAVTTARLDIARTSIKAPFAGIVEERPVELGTYLAIGDPVAVLVDLDPILVIGELPETQAATLSLGTSATASLADGRMVQGALSYLSSTANESTRTFRFEVEVPNPDGQLRAGLTARLSLETGQVRAHRISPALLTLSDAGQLGLRSVHDDGEVQFHPVKIVDDTPEGMWVTGLPDRVRLIIVGQEFVKAGQTVEAVPETGVGDGA, from the coding sequence ATGAAGAGTTCTTTTGTGATTGCCGGTGCCTTGGCCGTGGGCGTTGTCGCCTGGATCGGGTCTGGGCTGTTGAGCGCCGATGAAGGCACAACACCCGAGAGCGAGGGATCGGTTGAACAGGCCTCCGTTGCACCGGAAACAGAATTGTTCAAGGTGCGGGTGCGCGAAAGCCTGGCCCAGGATTGGCATCAAACGCTTTCCCTTTTTGGTCACACGGAAGCCGAGCGGCGGGTGGAACTGAAGGCGGAAACCGCTGGGCGCGTGGCAGGCCTTGAACGCGACAAAGGCGAGTGGGTGGAGCAGGACGAAATCTTGATCAAGCTGGCCATGGATGATCGCCGTTCCCGTTTGGGCGAGGCCCAGGCCCTTCTCAATCAGCGCCTTTTGGAACATGAAGCCGCACAGGAACTGGCGGAAAAGAGCTTCCGCTCTAAGACCAAAGTCGCCGAGGCCCGCGCCAGCCTGGAAGCCGCGCGGGCAGCGGTAACGACGGCCCGCCTGGATATTGCGCGCACGAGCATCAAGGCGCCCTTTGCCGGGATCGTGGAAGAGCGACCGGTTGAGCTGGGTACCTATTTGGCCATTGGCGATCCGGTGGCGGTGTTGGTGGATCTGGATCCGATACTGGTTATCGGTGAGCTCCCCGAGACCCAGGCCGCGACCCTATCTCTCGGTACGTCTGCCACGGCGTCCCTGGCCGATGGGCGCATGGTGCAAGGCGCGCTGAGCTATCTGTCCTCCACCGCCAACGAGTCCACCCGTACTTTCCGCTTCGAAGTGGAGGTGCCCAACCCCGATGGTCAGTTGCGGGCCGGTTTGACCGCCCGTTTGAGCTTGGAGACCGGACAGGTGCGGGCCCATCGGATTTCCCCGGCATTGCTGACCTTGTCCGATGCTGGACAATTGGGCCTGCGCAGTGTCCATGATGACGGAGAAGTGCAATTCCATCCGGTCAAGATCGTTGATGATACGCCGGAAGGCATGTGGGTCACGGGTCTGCCAGACCGCGTGCGACTGATCATTGTTGGCCAGGAATTCGTCAAGGCCGGGCAGACGGTGGAGGCGGTGCCTGAGACGGGGGTGGGAGACGGAGCATGA
- a CDS encoding PadR family transcriptional regulator, whose translation MDARVLCLGVLTLGDASGYEIRKQFEEGPFAYFHEVSLGSIYPALAKLTGEGLVTFTEHAQDGKPDKKVYTLTEDGRAHFVKALDKDPASDKFRSEALYQMFFADFLSEERRLQVYNSYLGLHRAYVAEMEAETCGANLDGAPPGRRFVHGLGLVIYKAVIDYMENNRDLISIPAETER comes from the coding sequence ATGGACGCGCGCGTATTGTGTTTGGGAGTCCTGACTCTGGGTGATGCCAGTGGCTATGAGATTCGCAAGCAATTCGAGGAAGGGCCCTTTGCCTACTTCCACGAGGTGAGTCTCGGTTCCATTTATCCGGCCCTTGCCAAGTTGACCGGCGAAGGTCTGGTGACCTTTACCGAGCATGCCCAGGACGGAAAACCGGATAAAAAGGTCTATACCCTGACCGAAGACGGGCGGGCCCATTTCGTCAAGGCGCTGGATAAGGATCCGGCATCGGACAAGTTTCGTTCCGAAGCGCTTTATCAGATGTTCTTTGCGGATTTCCTGTCCGAGGAGCGCCGATTGCAGGTCTACAACTCCTACCTGGGCCTCCACCGGGCCTATGTGGCCGAAATGGAAGCCGAGACCTGTGGCGCCAATCTGGATGGCGCCCCGCCGGGCCGCCGCTTTGTCCATGGCTTGGGCTTGGTGATCTACAAGGCAGTTATTGACTATATGGAAAATAACCGGGACCTGATTTCCATCCCGGCGGAGACAGAGCGATGA
- a CDS encoding bifunctional diguanylate cyclase/phosphodiesterase: MNTSPPINILLVEDNQADARLVELLLLEVGFPFQMRMAGTLAEGLAHLADVTWVTDIVLLDVRLPDCDGLDGIAHVLELNPNLPVVVLTGNDDESFAVKAVKKGAQDYLVKGQGDGVLMSRAIRYAIERKKAESKLHLAAAVFDAASEGILVVDMQDRVSTANPAFLELTGYSMDELAGQKPSFMRKDMNSPTLLNEINAKVDGRGSWAGEVTCEHKERGTFHAWVSVSAVRDPDGHRTDTVFVLRDITERKRAEDTIWHQANFDALTDLPNRTLFSDRLAEAITRARRTHKKVVVMFIDLDRFKWVNDTLGHHAGDELLKLAAARLVDATRASDTVARQGGDEFTIIVDEVDEARNAEIVARKILSELAEPFTVAGNEVFISGSIGLTVFPEDGDTVTDLLMNADTAMYQAKESGRNAYRFFTPEMNSDAFERITLEGDLRGAIENDSLSLWYQPVVDLTRNEIAHVEALMRWEHAERGMVSPALFVPLAEETGMISEIGLWALRAACTQIASWRATNFPPFRVAVNLSARQFHDPGFARKVLDILDETGADPTWLSLDLNEELMNGDTSQIEETLRQIREKGVQFSLDDFGTGYSSLSHLRRLAVDILKIDKSIVAGMTSDSGDATLVETIVAMGHSMGATIIAEGVETLEQLNLLTDQGCDLAQGFLFGRPVKAEELLDECARSLKQAAEVKPKPKPKT, encoded by the coding sequence ATGAACACATCTCCCCCGATCAATATCCTGCTTGTGGAGGATAATCAGGCGGATGCGCGCTTGGTTGAATTGTTGCTGCTCGAGGTGGGATTTCCATTTCAGATGCGCATGGCCGGGACCCTGGCCGAGGGATTGGCGCACTTGGCCGACGTGACTTGGGTGACCGACATCGTTTTGCTGGACGTCCGTCTGCCCGATTGCGACGGCCTGGATGGCATTGCCCATGTTCTCGAGCTAAATCCCAATCTGCCGGTGGTGGTGCTGACCGGCAACGATGACGAATCTTTTGCCGTCAAAGCAGTGAAGAAGGGGGCTCAGGACTATCTAGTCAAAGGCCAAGGGGACGGCGTCTTGATGAGCCGGGCCATCCGCTATGCCATTGAGCGCAAGAAGGCAGAATCAAAGCTCCATCTGGCGGCGGCGGTTTTCGACGCGGCCAGCGAAGGTATTTTGGTGGTCGATATGCAAGACCGCGTTTCCACCGCCAATCCCGCCTTTTTGGAGCTGACCGGCTACTCCATGGATGAGTTGGCGGGGCAAAAGCCATCCTTCATGCGCAAGGATATGAACAGCCCGACCTTGCTCAATGAAATCAACGCCAAGGTCGATGGGCGCGGAAGCTGGGCCGGCGAGGTCACTTGCGAGCACAAGGAACGAGGTACCTTCCACGCCTGGGTCTCGGTTAGTGCCGTTCGGGATCCCGACGGCCACCGCACGGATACGGTTTTCGTGTTGCGCGACATTACCGAGCGCAAGCGGGCCGAAGATACCATTTGGCATCAGGCCAACTTCGATGCCCTGACCGACTTGCCCAACCGAACGCTGTTTTCTGATCGCCTGGCCGAGGCCATAACCCGTGCCCGTCGTACCCACAAGAAGGTGGTGGTCATGTTTATTGACCTGGACCGCTTCAAATGGGTCAACGACACATTGGGCCATCATGCCGGGGATGAACTGTTGAAGCTGGCGGCGGCCCGTTTGGTGGATGCCACCCGTGCCAGTGATACCGTGGCCCGACAGGGGGGGGACGAGTTCACCATCATCGTCGACGAGGTGGACGAAGCCCGAAACGCCGAGATCGTTGCCCGCAAGATCCTCAGCGAATTGGCCGAACCTTTTACCGTGGCCGGCAACGAGGTCTTCATTTCGGGCAGCATTGGTCTGACCGTGTTTCCCGAAGACGGGGACACCGTCACCGATCTATTGATGAACGCCGACACGGCCATGTATCAGGCCAAGGAAAGCGGTCGCAACGCCTATCGATTCTTTACTCCCGAAATGAACAGTGATGCCTTTGAGAGAATTACTCTTGAAGGGGATCTGCGGGGAGCCATAGAAAACGATTCCCTGTCGCTTTGGTATCAGCCCGTTGTCGATCTCACGCGCAATGAAATAGCCCATGTGGAAGCCTTGATGCGGTGGGAGCATGCGGAACGAGGCATGGTTTCTCCGGCCTTGTTTGTTCCCTTGGCCGAAGAGACCGGCATGATTTCCGAAATTGGTTTGTGGGCTCTCCGAGCCGCCTGTACGCAGATCGCTTCCTGGCGTGCCACCAATTTTCCGCCGTTCCGGGTCGCCGTCAACTTGTCGGCCCGACAGTTCCACGATCCCGGATTCGCCCGCAAGGTGCTGGATATCCTGGATGAAACAGGGGCGGACCCGACCTGGTTATCCCTCGACTTGAACGAAGAACTGATGAATGGCGATACCAGCCAAATTGAGGAAACCCTGCGACAGATCCGAGAAAAGGGCGTGCAGTTTTCTCTCGACGACTTCGGGACCGGCTATTCATCCCTCAGCCATCTGCGCAGGCTGGCAGTGGATATCCTTAAAATCGACAAATCCATTGTTGCCGGGATGACCTCTGATTCCGGGGATGCAACCCTGGTGGAAACCATCGTTGCCATGGGCCATAGCATGGGCGCCACCATCATCGCCGAAGGTGTCGAGACCTTGGAGCAGTTAAATCTGCTCACCGATCAGGGATGCGATTTGGCTCAGGGTTTCCTGTTCGGACGCCCGGTGAAAGCCGAGGAACTTCTGGACGAATGTGCCCGCAGCCTCAAACAGGCTGCCGAGGTCAAGCCCAAGCCCAAGCCCAAGACTTAA
- a CDS encoding response regulator, with protein sequence MSEAQGNLTKNVHILLVEDNLGDARLVEEVLKEGAYPHSVSHVRDGVEAMEFLREGSLGEEGSLPDVIFLDLNMPRMDGREVLSEIKGDPLLRSIPVIVLTTSTSEADIVTSYSLNANCYVTKPVSIDAFLDVMQTLENFWFGMAALPLRSDGGDETVPS encoded by the coding sequence ATGAGCGAAGCCCAAGGGAATCTGACCAAGAACGTGCATATTCTGCTCGTCGAGGACAACCTCGGTGATGCCCGACTGGTAGAAGAAGTTTTAAAGGAAGGGGCCTACCCCCATTCCGTTTCCCATGTGCGCGATGGCGTCGAAGCCATGGAGTTTCTGCGCGAGGGAAGCCTGGGCGAGGAGGGATCTCTCCCGGATGTGATCTTCCTTGATCTCAATATGCCGCGTATGGATGGCCGGGAAGTGCTCAGCGAAATCAAAGGCGATCCCTTGCTGCGCAGTATTCCGGTGATCGTGCTGACCACATCGACCTCCGAAGCGGATATCGTTACCAGCTATTCCCTGAACGCCAATTGCTATGTTACCAAGCCGGTATCCATTGATGCCTTCCTCGACGTGATGCAGACCCTCGAGAATTTCTGGTTCGGTATGGCGGCTCTGCCGCTGCGCAGCGATGGCGGGGACGAAACGGTCCCTTCATGA
- a CDS encoding FAD-binding oxidoreductase: MMKQNQQWDVVVVGAGIAGASLGHALAPSHRILVLERESQPGYHTTGRSAAFFTETYGNRVVRALNRASRSFFDNPPEGFSDIPLWRPRPVLQAGRADQRDKVDTLFQDTHGLSPELTLVDSNEIARQFPPIKPGYAERAVLDPIAMELDVHAIHQGYLRSLKRHGGEVICDANVTQATWEKGIWTIKSSAGTFEAPILVNAAGAWGDTLATLAGAAPSGLTPLRRTIVVYDRTPPSDDRWALYIDIEESFYIKPESGGILASPCDETPSPPCDAQPEELDVARAVARAEEATGVPVSRIRRKWAGLRTFAPDRSPVVGFDPDQKGFFWLAGQGGFGIMTSPALGKAAAALLRGAPLPDDIAALGVTAADLAPGRPALGPAMETPLGESGQGR, translated from the coding sequence ATGATGAAGCAAAATCAGCAATGGGATGTGGTTGTCGTGGGGGCCGGTATCGCCGGGGCCTCCTTGGGCCACGCCTTGGCCCCATCACACCGAATCCTGGTCTTGGAGAGGGAAAGTCAGCCCGGCTATCACACCACCGGTCGATCCGCCGCCTTTTTCACCGAAACCTATGGCAACCGGGTTGTTCGCGCGCTCAACCGGGCGTCCCGATCTTTTTTTGACAATCCACCAGAGGGGTTCTCCGATATTCCCCTTTGGCGCCCGCGCCCGGTCTTGCAAGCGGGTCGCGCCGACCAAAGGGATAAGGTCGATACCCTGTTTCAGGATACCCACGGTCTGTCTCCTGAACTGACTTTGGTAGACTCCAACGAAATCGCGCGTCAGTTCCCTCCCATCAAACCCGGCTATGCCGAACGGGCCGTGCTCGACCCGATTGCCATGGAACTCGATGTTCATGCCATTCATCAAGGCTATCTGCGCAGCCTGAAACGTCACGGCGGCGAGGTGATCTGTGATGCCAACGTCACCCAGGCCACCTGGGAAAAGGGGATTTGGACCATCAAAAGTTCCGCAGGAACCTTTGAAGCACCGATCCTGGTCAATGCTGCTGGCGCCTGGGGGGATACGCTGGCCACCCTGGCCGGTGCAGCGCCGTCCGGCCTGACCCCGTTGCGCCGGACCATCGTGGTTTATGACCGGACTCCTCCGTCCGACGACCGTTGGGCGCTCTATATCGATATTGAGGAGTCGTTCTATATCAAGCCGGAATCCGGAGGCATCCTGGCCTCGCCCTGTGACGAGACCCCATCGCCCCCTTGCGACGCCCAACCGGAAGAACTGGACGTGGCCCGTGCCGTGGCCCGCGCCGAGGAAGCCACCGGGGTTCCCGTATCGCGTATTCGCCGCAAATGGGCTGGTCTTCGCACCTTTGCCCCGGACCGCTCGCCGGTGGTCGGTTTCGATCCCGATCAAAAAGGGTTCTTCTGGTTGGCCGGACAGGGCGGCTTCGGCATCATGACATCACCCGCTCTGGGCAAGGCTGCCGCGGCTTTGCTCCGCGGCGCCCCCCTCCCTGATGACATCGCCGCTTTGGGAGTCACGGCGGCTGATCTGGCCCCCGGACGCCCGGCCTTGGGACCTGCAATGGAAACGCCCCTTGGAGAATCCGGCCAGGGCCGTTAA
- a CDS encoding bacteriohemerythrin yields MSHLEWDKNWETGHPLIDFDHRTLVELANRLRELLHQAPDLSAIDHFMVRLSDLVHKHLPREEEILRLSNFPDLLEHMKEHQIIADRFRHVSDIWHRDPDNLILDHVLAFVDDWLELHTRHEFGPLSEHLATQT; encoded by the coding sequence ATGAGCCATCTTGAATGGGATAAGAATTGGGAAACCGGGCATCCCCTGATCGACTTTGATCACCGCACTTTGGTTGAACTGGCCAACCGACTGCGCGAGCTTTTGCACCAAGCGCCGGACCTTTCGGCCATTGATCATTTCATGGTGCGGCTCAGTGACCTGGTTCACAAGCACTTACCTCGGGAAGAGGAGATCCTCCGACTTTCCAATTTTCCGGATTTGCTCGAGCATATGAAGGAACATCAGATAATCGCTGACCGGTTCCGCCATGTTTCCGACATCTGGCATCGCGACCCGGATAATCTTATCCTGGATCACGTGCTGGCCTTCGTCGATGACTGGCTAGAGCTGCATACCCGGCACGAATTCGGCCCGCTTTCCGAACATCTGGCAACACAGACATAA